The following coding sequences are from one Rubinisphaera margarita window:
- the lysS gene encoding lysine--tRNA ligase — MSSTPQKPDRFERARLEKVQKIREMGLDPYGQRFDNHQPIEEVRPLCPEETGDDGPRVRIAARIMGRRKAGKLRFFDVKDATGRIQLLMSRGDMTEQQWELVSALDLGDLIGIDGPIRRTQTGEVSIFVEELTVLCKSLAQPPEKFHGAKDIEMLLRQRYIDLIYNDGVLDRMLQRSKIIDSVRQTLRGQKYVEAETPVLHAIAGGAAARPFITHHNALDIELYLRIALELHLKRLMVGGVERVYEIGRVFRNEGIDATHNPEFTMIEIYQAYGNYETMMDLTEAIVTDAVKAISDTMVLPWGDDGEETIDFTAPWPRKKYADLFREAAGCEMSDTAAVEEIAKSKGIETAGKHPDVIVNEVFEELVEDNLQGPVFVIDYPASICPLTKRKQDDPNIAERFELYVKGMELANAYTELNDPKLQEELFLTQLEGQDEEDSMAKMDHDFVRALKVGMPPAGGLGIGIDRLVMLLTNSRSIRDVIYFPLLRPEGAAAPSDKDE, encoded by the coding sequence ATGAGTTCGACCCCACAAAAGCCTGACCGTTTCGAACGGGCCCGTCTCGAGAAAGTCCAGAAGATCCGCGAAATGGGACTCGATCCCTACGGTCAGCGGTTCGACAATCATCAGCCGATCGAAGAGGTCCGTCCGCTCTGCCCGGAAGAAACCGGCGACGACGGCCCCCGCGTCCGCATTGCCGCCCGCATCATGGGCCGCCGCAAGGCTGGGAAGCTGCGGTTCTTCGACGTGAAGGACGCGACCGGTCGCATTCAGCTGCTGATGTCTCGTGGCGATATGACCGAACAGCAGTGGGAACTCGTCTCCGCGCTCGACCTGGGCGATCTGATCGGCATCGACGGCCCGATCCGCCGCACGCAGACCGGCGAAGTTTCGATCTTTGTCGAAGAGCTGACCGTCCTCTGCAAGTCGCTGGCCCAGCCGCCGGAGAAGTTCCACGGCGCCAAGGACATCGAAATGCTGCTGCGGCAGCGTTACATCGATCTGATCTACAACGACGGCGTCCTCGACCGGATGCTGCAGCGATCGAAGATCATCGACTCGGTTCGCCAGACGCTGCGGGGACAGAAGTACGTCGAAGCCGAGACGCCAGTGCTGCACGCTATCGCCGGGGGAGCAGCCGCCCGTCCGTTCATTACGCATCACAACGCGCTCGATATCGAGCTGTATCTGCGAATCGCCCTCGAACTGCACCTCAAGCGACTGATGGTTGGGGGTGTCGAACGTGTTTATGAGATTGGTCGCGTCTTCCGTAACGAAGGGATTGATGCCACGCATAACCCTGAGTTCACGATGATCGAGATCTATCAGGCGTACGGCAACTACGAAACGATGATGGACCTGACCGAAGCCATCGTCACTGACGCCGTGAAGGCGATCTCCGACACCATGGTCCTGCCGTGGGGCGACGACGGGGAAGAAACGATCGACTTCACCGCGCCCTGGCCGCGAAAGAAGTACGCCGATCTGTTCCGCGAAGCCGCCGGCTGCGAGATGTCGGATACGGCTGCCGTCGAAGAGATCGCGAAGAGCAAGGGAATCGAAACGGCTGGCAAGCACCCCGATGTGATCGTGAACGAAGTCTTCGAAGAGCTGGTCGAAGACAACCTGCAGGGCCCGGTGTTCGTGATCGATTACCCGGCCAGCATCTGCCCGCTGACCAAGCGGAAGCAGGACGATCCGAACATTGCCGAGCGGTTCGAGCTGTACGTGAAGGGGATGGAACTCGCCAACGCCTACACCGAACTGAACGACCCGAAGCTGCAGGAAGAACTCTTTCTCACCCAGCTCGAGGGGCAGGACGAAGAAGACTCGATGGCCAAGATGGACCACGACTTCGTCCGCGCCCTCAAAGTCGGCATGCCCCCCGCCGGAGGCCTGGGTATCGGCATCGACCGCCTCGTCATGCTGCTAACCAACAGCCGCAGCATTCGCGACGTGATCTACTTCCCCCTGCTGCGCCCGGAAGGAGCAGCAGCCCCGTCCGACAAAGACGAGTAG
- a CDS encoding formylglycine-generating enzyme family protein, whose translation MKKSLPLIIFVGCIGLFILAAVGPASLFRRDASDDSATDAPAAAAVEQEDDGPPPITEAPGPAPKGMVWIPGGSFTMGTEELPPTGENPDKIKADEIPAHEVIVDGFWMDETEVTNAEFAKFVDETGYVTFAEIKPKREDFIGVVPDISAIPEENLVAGALIFNKDFDRENFTTEYTNWEYQAWKYQPGADWRHPTGPDSSIDDKMDHPVVNVVYRDCVAYANWAGKRLPTEAEWEYASRGGHEGWKYSWGNEFQPNGQFMCNYWQGTFPTDRQNLDGFLDTAPVKSFPPNDYGLFDMAGNVWEWVNDYYHHRYYLESPKRNPQGPEKWLDPGEPLIEKRVTRGGSFLCNTNNCTGYRNAARMRSDVSSASYHTGFRCVIDTKMDR comes from the coding sequence ATGAAAAAATCTCTGCCCCTCATCATCTTCGTCGGCTGCATCGGCCTGTTCATTCTGGCAGCCGTCGGTCCGGCTTCGCTGTTCCGTCGCGATGCGAGTGACGACTCCGCCACGGACGCTCCCGCCGCCGCAGCCGTGGAGCAGGAAGATGACGGGCCGCCGCCGATCACTGAAGCTCCCGGTCCCGCTCCGAAGGGCATGGTCTGGATCCCGGGTGGCTCCTTCACGATGGGGACCGAAGAACTTCCGCCGACGGGCGAGAATCCCGACAAGATCAAAGCCGATGAAATTCCGGCTCACGAGGTCATCGTCGACGGCTTCTGGATGGACGAAACCGAAGTGACGAACGCCGAGTTCGCGAAATTCGTCGACGAAACCGGCTACGTCACCTTCGCCGAGATCAAACCGAAGCGGGAAGATTTCATCGGCGTCGTCCCCGATATCTCGGCCATTCCGGAAGAAAATCTCGTCGCCGGTGCCCTGATTTTCAACAAGGACTTCGACCGCGAGAACTTCACCACCGAGTATACGAACTGGGAATATCAGGCCTGGAAGTACCAGCCGGGAGCCGACTGGCGGCACCCAACCGGACCGGATTCGTCCATCGACGACAAGATGGATCACCCGGTCGTGAACGTCGTCTATCGGGACTGCGTCGCCTACGCGAACTGGGCCGGCAAACGGCTGCCGACCGAAGCCGAGTGGGAATACGCCTCCCGCGGCGGGCACGAAGGCTGGAAGTATTCCTGGGGCAACGAATTCCAGCCGAACGGCCAATTCATGTGCAACTACTGGCAGGGGACCTTCCCGACCGACCGCCAGAATCTCGACGGGTTTCTCGACACGGCTCCCGTTAAGTCCTTCCCTCCCAACGACTACGGTCTTTTCGACATGGCCGGCAACGTCTGGGAATGGGTGAATGACTACTACCATCACCGCTACTATCTCGAAAGCCCGAAACGCAACCCGCAGGGGCCCGAGAAGTGGCTCGATCCGGGTGAACCGCTGATTGAAAAACGGGTCACCCGCGGCGGCTCCTTCCTCTGCAACACCAACAACTGCACCGGCTACCGCAACGCCGCCCGCATGAGAAGTGATGTCAGCTCGGCGTCGTATCACACGGGCTTCCGCTGCGTGATCGACACGAAAATGGACCGCTGA
- the trpC gene encoding indole-3-glycerol phosphate synthase TrpC: protein MRDILQDIVAHKRGEIAAAKERVSFEDLVAHLPEAPPVKDFVTQLRLNHPMGVIAEVKKASPSAGIIREDFDPVAIAKTYAAHGASCISVLTDENFFQGHLDYLKQIRQAVDLPLLRKDFILDRYQIAEARVAGADCVLLIAECLTEPELRDLYQYSRKLGMQALVELYDVENMPMVLDLNPHIIGVNNRNLRTFKTDLGHSIELRKQVRDTILFVSESGIRTREHTRLLEENGIHAILVGESLMRSDDIGAALQSLLHE, encoded by the coding sequence TTGCGAGATATTCTTCAGGACATTGTGGCCCATAAACGCGGGGAAATCGCCGCTGCGAAGGAGCGGGTTTCGTTCGAGGATCTCGTGGCACACCTGCCCGAGGCTCCTCCGGTCAAGGATTTCGTCACCCAGCTGCGGCTCAATCATCCAATGGGTGTCATTGCCGAGGTGAAAAAGGCCTCGCCGTCCGCCGGGATTATTCGCGAAGACTTCGATCCGGTCGCGATCGCGAAGACCTACGCCGCCCACGGAGCCTCCTGCATCAGCGTGCTGACCGATGAAAACTTCTTTCAGGGACACCTCGATTATCTGAAGCAGATCCGCCAGGCCGTCGACCTGCCGCTGCTGCGGAAGGACTTCATCCTCGACCGTTATCAGATTGCCGAAGCCCGTGTCGCCGGGGCCGATTGTGTGCTGCTGATCGCCGAATGCCTGACCGAGCCGGAACTGCGGGATCTGTATCAGTACTCCCGGAAACTCGGCATGCAGGCACTGGTCGAATTGTACGACGTCGAGAACATGCCGATGGTGCTCGACCTGAACCCGCACATCATCGGGGTCAACAACCGCAACCTGCGAACCTTCAAGACGGACCTCGGGCATTCGATCGAACTGCGAAAGCAGGTTCGCGATACGATCCTGTTCGTCAGCGAAAGCGGCATCCGCACTCGCGAGCATACCCGCCTGCTGGAAGAGAACGGCATCCATGCAATTCTCGTCGGCGAATCGCTGATGCGATCAGACGATATCGGAGCGGCTCTGCAGAGTTTATTGCACGAATAG
- the lnt gene encoding apolipoprotein N-acyltransferase, which produces MDAAETLSRPEPSRSESDRGRSGRRQGRLEITVEQIIENAENRPPAFWIALAWSMTAGLTMYASYYPVGFSPLAWIAVLPWLFLARVEQAPKRMLLASYLGGLAFYVPVLQWMRYGDPLMYFGWGALAFYLAAYIPVFIGLTRVGVHRLKWPLYLVAPVVWTGLEYLRGFLFTGFGWYYLGHSQVHWTELIQISDLVGAYGVSFVMMLISAAIAMQVPTRWLEKMRFIRTSLDGTPAAEPSARSRYTSLAVAAAVLGMTVGYGFFRTGQAEFTAGPRVALVQGNFKAALNIPASQYEESFMVHNELTGMAVEEQPDMIVWPEGMFRYALLEADDSLSTADLAEIAPHLPPESWRRSDVSRTLETMSEKAGAALVIGLGAYVASPDGMAQYNSAQLVTPEAGLKQRYDKLHRVPFGEYIPGQDWEMLAGMFPENFGLTAGTTATAFDYKSWRCAPVICFEDTVPHVTRNIVRTIETKSESGKPVDFLVNLSNDGWFAGSSEHDQHLITAQFRAVELRKPLVRAANMGISSCINGSGQVIDPEVFLTKDPVTWQPKDISYRDPDTGRYRRKLEAVLVQTIPLDNRGSLYLAIGDWFAATCLLGCAMLLVLHWWPRKKATPAAEPATS; this is translated from the coding sequence ATGGACGCAGCAGAAACTCTCTCCCGCCCGGAACCCTCTCGTTCTGAATCGGATCGTGGTCGTTCCGGACGGCGGCAGGGACGACTGGAAATCACGGTGGAACAGATTATCGAAAACGCGGAAAACCGTCCGCCCGCCTTCTGGATCGCCCTCGCCTGGTCGATGACCGCCGGACTGACGATGTACGCCAGCTATTACCCGGTCGGCTTCAGTCCACTGGCGTGGATTGCCGTGCTGCCGTGGCTGTTTCTGGCTCGGGTTGAACAGGCCCCGAAACGCATGCTGCTCGCCAGCTACCTGGGTGGACTCGCCTTTTACGTTCCCGTCCTGCAATGGATGCGATACGGCGACCCGCTGATGTACTTCGGCTGGGGAGCTCTCGCCTTCTACCTCGCCGCTTACATTCCCGTCTTCATCGGACTGACGCGCGTCGGCGTGCATCGGTTGAAATGGCCGCTGTACCTGGTCGCTCCCGTCGTCTGGACCGGGTTGGAGTATCTTCGCGGATTCCTGTTTACCGGATTCGGCTGGTACTATCTCGGCCATTCGCAGGTGCACTGGACGGAACTGATTCAGATCAGCGATCTCGTCGGAGCCTACGGCGTCAGCTTCGTGATGATGCTCATCTCAGCCGCCATCGCCATGCAGGTCCCGACCCGCTGGCTCGAGAAGATGCGGTTCATCCGCACGTCTCTCGATGGCACCCCGGCTGCCGAGCCGTCCGCCCGTTCGCGTTACACGTCGCTCGCCGTCGCCGCAGCCGTGCTGGGCATGACTGTCGGTTATGGATTCTTCCGAACCGGTCAGGCCGAGTTCACCGCCGGGCCGCGCGTCGCTCTGGTTCAGGGCAATTTCAAAGCGGCGCTCAACATTCCCGCGTCGCAGTACGAAGAGTCGTTCATGGTCCACAATGAGTTGACCGGGATGGCCGTCGAAGAGCAGCCCGACATGATCGTCTGGCCGGAAGGGATGTTCCGCTACGCCTTGCTGGAAGCGGATGACTCACTCTCCACGGCCGACCTGGCCGAGATCGCTCCGCATCTGCCGCCGGAAAGCTGGCGTCGCAGCGATGTCTCCCGGACTCTCGAAACGATGAGCGAGAAAGCCGGAGCCGCCCTCGTCATCGGCCTGGGAGCCTATGTGGCTTCTCCGGACGGCATGGCTCAATACAACTCCGCCCAGCTCGTGACTCCCGAAGCCGGCCTGAAACAGCGGTACGACAAGCTGCACCGCGTCCCTTTCGGCGAGTACATTCCTGGTCAGGACTGGGAGATGCTGGCGGGGATGTTCCCGGAGAACTTCGGCCTCACCGCTGGCACGACCGCAACCGCCTTCGATTACAAATCATGGCGATGCGCCCCGGTCATTTGCTTTGAAGACACTGTCCCTCACGTCACGCGAAATATCGTCCGTACGATTGAAACGAAATCGGAATCGGGCAAGCCGGTCGACTTCCTGGTCAACCTGTCGAACGACGGCTGGTTCGCCGGTTCCAGCGAGCATGACCAGCATCTCATTACCGCTCAGTTCCGAGCCGTCGAACTCCGCAAGCCACTCGTCCGAGCCGCCAACATGGGCATCTCATCCTGCATCAACGGCAGTGGACAGGTCATCGATCCCGAAGTCTTCCTGACCAAAGACCCGGTCACGTGGCAGCCGAAAGATATCTCGTACCGCGATCCCGACACCGGCCGCTACCGCCGCAAACTCGAAGCGGTCCTCGTGCAGACGATCCCCCTCGACAACCGCGGCAGCCTCTACCTCGCCATCGGAGACTGGTTCGCCGCCACGTGTCTGCTCGGTTGCGCCATGCTGCTGGTCCTGCACTGGTGGCCGAGAAAGAAAGCCACCCCGGCCGCGGAACCAGCCACCTCGTGA